A segment of the Georgenia sp. M64 genome:
CTGCTGGGTGTGGCGGTCAACCTCGGGGTGCGCGCACTCGAGCGGAAGGTCCTGCGGTGGCACCCGTCGGTCCGTCGGGAGGTGGCGGCGTGACCGGGGGGCGAGGTGCCGGCACCGTGGTTGGCCGGACCGAGGGGGGTGGCACGCTGCGTGGCCGGGCCGGGGACGGCCGCACGGTGAGAGGCCGGGCGCGGCATGTCGCTGCCGGCGTCCTGCGGCGGGTGGGGGCCGCCGTCGCCCTGCCCGCCGTCCTCCTCACCGCGTGGTGGTTCGCCTCGGCGGGGAGCGAGTCGTTCTACGTCCCGCCGCTGGCGGTGATCGTCGACGCGTTCGCCCCCACGTGGTTCGAGGGCAGGCTCGTCACCGATGCCCTCCCGAGCCTCGCCCGGCTCATGGTCGGCTACGCGGCGGCGCTGGTCGTCGGGATCGCCGGCGGCGTTGCGATCGGGTCCTCCCCCGTGCTCCGGGCCCTGACCGAGCCGGTCCTGGAGTTCTTCCGGGCGATCCCCCCGCCGGTGATGATCCCCGTGGCGATGCTCTTCCTGGGCATCTTCACCCCCATGAAGGTGTTCGTCATCGCCACCGGGGCGCTGTGGCCGATCCTGCTCAACACGGTCGAGGGCGTGCGCGGTGTCGACGAGGTCCTCCGCGACACCGCCACGGTGTACCGGCTCCGTCGGCGCACGGCGCTGCGCACCCTCGTGCTACGGGCCGCGTCGCCGCAGATCATGATCGGCGCTCGGCAGGGGCTC
Coding sequences within it:
- a CDS encoding ABC transporter permease, encoding MVGRTEGGGTLRGRAGDGRTVRGRARHVAAGVLRRVGAAVALPAVLLTAWWFASAGSESFYVPPLAVIVDAFAPTWFEGRLVTDALPSLARLMVGYAAALVVGIAGGVAIGSSPVLRALTEPVLEFFRAIPPPVMIPVAMLFLGIFTPMKVFVIATGALWPILLNTVEGVRGVDEVLRDTATVYRLRRRTALRTLVLRAASPQIMIGARQGLSLAIILMVISEMFAASNGLGFAVVQFQRSFAVPQMWTGIIVLGVLGVVLSALLRVVERRVLAWHRGLRRTGRESR